A single region of the Anaerostipes rhamnosivorans genome encodes:
- a CDS encoding ArsB/NhaD family transporter encodes MSADQILAIVIFLITMAAIITNKVNNTLAAVSGAILLVLTHILSIEDCVGFIDAETIGILVGMMLMVSVIKTSGIFEYIAIKSAKLAKGRPWPIMVVFIIITAVLSGLLDNVTTILLVGPMTLAITNILEVDPVPYMLTQIMASNAGGTATLIGDPPNIMIGTAANLSFMDFIQNTGAAVVLVMIVSIICYRFIYRKSLTVDEKNIQKVMQLDEHKSIKDKRLMVESIIVLILVAVAFIFHSQLHVTSATIALTAACLMMFLGKEDPEDVIINVEWSTILFFVGLFIVVGALDKVGIIKILAHGLMNLTGGNMIFTMMLILWVSALISSFLNNIPFVATLIPMILTMQASGIQAEPLWWALSMGACLGGNGTLIGASANVVLAGISKNAGYPISFGKYFKVGFPMMLVSIVVCSAFLLIKFA; translated from the coding sequence ATGTCTGCAGATCAAATTCTTGCAATTGTTATTTTTCTTATTACGATGGCGGCCATTATTACGAACAAGGTCAATAACACCCTTGCTGCTGTTTCTGGAGCCATCCTCCTTGTCCTGACCCATATTCTTTCAATAGAAGACTGCGTGGGCTTTATCGACGCGGAGACTATCGGAATCTTAGTGGGTATGATGCTCATGGTCTCTGTGATCAAGACATCCGGTATTTTTGAATACATAGCGATCAAATCCGCCAAGCTGGCAAAAGGACGCCCATGGCCGATCATGGTTGTCTTTATTATCATTACCGCGGTTTTGTCCGGACTTCTTGACAATGTCACGACGATTCTTCTCGTAGGGCCTATGACCTTGGCTATCACAAATATATTGGAGGTCGATCCGGTGCCATACATGCTGACACAGATCATGGCGTCCAATGCCGGAGGTACTGCCACACTGATCGGTGACCCGCCCAATATTATGATCGGTACAGCGGCTAATTTAAGTTTTATGGACTTTATCCAGAATACCGGGGCTGCTGTTGTTCTGGTTATGATCGTCTCTATTATCTGCTATCGGTTTATCTACAGAAAAAGCCTGACAGTGGATGAAAAGAACATACAGAAGGTCATGCAGCTGGACGAACATAAATCCATCAAGGATAAACGTCTGATGGTAGAGAGTATTATCGTTCTGATCCTTGTGGCCGTCGCTTTCATCTTCCACTCACAGCTGCATGTGACATCTGCGACCATTGCCCTCACTGCCGCATGTCTTATGATGTTTCTTGGAAAAGAAGACCCGGAAGATGTTATAATAAATGTAGAATGGTCCACGATCCTGTTTTTTGTTGGATTGTTTATTGTAGTAGGTGCTTTGGATAAAGTAGGAATCATCAAGATCCTGGCTCATGGCCTGATGAACCTGACCGGCGGAAATATGATTTTTACTATGATGCTCATTTTATGGGTGTCCGCATTGATTTCTTCATTCTTGAACAATATTCCGTTTGTTGCGACCCTGATTCCGATGATTCTGACAATGCAGGCCAGCGGGATCCAAGCAGAGCCTCTTTGGTGGGCACTTTCCATGGGCGCATGCCTCGGTGGAAACGGCACCCTGATCGGTGCCTCCGCCAACGTGGTATTGGCGGGCATCAGCAAGAATGCCGGATATCCCATCTCCTTCGGAAAATATTTTAAAGTGGGATTTCCAATGATGCTGGTTTCCATCGTCGTTTGCTCTGCCTTTTTACTGATTAAATTTGCGTGA